Within the Thermanaeromonas toyohensis ToBE genome, the region TGTGGTACGTATGGCCCCTGGCCTGGGGTTTATCCGCGAGGTCATCATAGATCAACATTTTGCCCAACGAGGTCGCTTGGGCCGCCTTCTTGCCGCTATAGCCTACAACCCCTATATACTGGGGTTAGGTATAGATGAGGATACCGCAGTATGGGTGGATGGGGATAGATTGCAAGTATTAGGAAGAGGTACGGTTACAGTGGTGGATGGCCGGGGTATTGAGCATACTAATATATCTATAGCTGGGCCAAAACCCTTGGCCCTTACTGGTGTGGCTCTCCATGTTTTGCCAGCAGGTTATGGCTTTAATTTGGATACCCGGTGCCCCCTACCCCCTTTAAGCTAAACCTTCCCAACTTACCTTTATCCTTTAACATCCGGTATAATTTTCCTTTGGCTGGTTAAACTAGGAATCGGTTGGGAGGGAATTAAGGATTTTATGAAAATACTCGACTTCCGGGCCCTAGAGGGGCCCAATATCTTTTGCTTGCGCCCGGTGCTGGTGGCCCGGCTCGATTTAGGGAACTATGCTGAGGTTAATACTGGCCAAATCTTAAGTTTTGGGGAAAAACTTATGGCTACCTTGCCGGGTCTTAAGGATCACCATTGCTCCCGGGGATATAAAGGGGGATTTCAGGAGAGGTTGCTGGAGGGGACTTACCTGGGTCACGTGGTGGAACACGTCGCCCTAGAGCTCCTCTGGCTGGCCGGTGAGGAGGTTTCTTACGGCAAAACCCGGCATACCCAAACCCCCGGGCTGGTAGAGATCATCCTGGAGTACAGCTGTAAGAAGGCTGCGGAAACAGCCCTTGGTCTTGCGGTGGATTTGGTCTTAAGCCTTCTTCAGGAAAAAGATTATAACGTCCAGGCCACCCTAAAAAGGCTAAAGGAGGTTCTCGATAAGCACCGCCTGGGCCCCAGCACAGAAGCCATTGTAGCTGCCTGCCGTCGCCGCGGTATTCCAGTACGGCCCTTAGGGGAAGGAAGTTTGCTCCAGCTGGGGTACGGCTGCCGTAGCCGCCGGATATGGGCTACTATAACTGAAAACACTAGCTGCCTAGCCGTGGATATAGCCAGGGATAAGGCTTTGACCAAAAAGCTACTAAAGGAGTTCGGCTTGCCGGTACCCCGGGGGTTGGTAGTTGAAAGCCCGGAGGAAGCAGTAACTGCGGCCCATGAGCTGGGTTTTCCTGTAGTAGTAAAACCCCTCCACGGAAACCAAGGGAAGGGTGTTTTTACCAACCTTAAGAAAGCCTCCGAGGTTAGGCGGGCTTACCGGGAGGCGGCAGCCTACGGTCCCGTTCTGGTCGAAGAGCATCTTCCTGGACGTCAATATAGGCTTTTAGTGGTTAAGGGAAAATTTATAGCCGCTTCCGAGCGCTTGCCCGCGCAGGTTGTGGGTGATGGCCAGCATTCCATCCGGGAGCTTATTAAACTAGCCAATTTAGACCCAGCCCGCGGCGAAGGTCACGACCGCCCCTTAACCAGGCTGCCTTTAGATAGCCTAACCCTTTTTACCTTAAGGCGCCAAGGATGGTCCCTAGAGGATATACCTCCTAAAGGTACAGTCATCCTTTTAAGGGAAAGCGCTAACCTAAGTACGGGCGGGACCGCGGTAGATGTAACTGACCGGGTTCACCCCCGTAATGCCGAATTAGCTATAGAGGCGGCCAGGATCATCGGCCTGGATGTAGCTGGGGTGGATATGATCTGCCCCGATATTACCCGCCCGTTAACTACTGGAGGGGGTGGAATTGTAGAGGTAAATGCAGCTCCAGGAATCCGTATGCACCATTTTCCCACAGCTGGTCAGCCCCGGGATGCCGCAGCGGCCATAGTGGAAAGCCTTTTTCCTCCGGGAGACGATGGCCGCATCCCCATTGTATCTATCACGGGCACCAACGGTAAAACTACCACAGCCCGCCTTATCGCCTATATCCTGGGCTTGACTGGTTTAACGGTAGGCCTTACCACCACCGATGGGATATATATTGGAGGACGGCTAGTGGAAAAGGGAGATGCGGCGGGTCCAGCTAGTGCCCGGAGGATCTTGGCTGACCGGAGGGTGGAGGTGGCTGTGCTGGAAACAGCCCGCGGAGGGATTTTGCGGGCGGGGCTAGCTTACGACCGGGCGGATGTAGGTATTGTACTTAACGTTAGCGAAGATCACCTGGGTCAATATGGGGTGGAAACCTTGGAAGATTTAGCCTACGTTAAATCCCTGGTGGTAGAAACAGTCAAGGAGGACGGCTGGTCAGTGTTAAATGCCGACGATCCTTTAACAGCACGGATGCGGGATCAAGCCCGGGGTAAGGTCATATTCTTTAGTTTAAACAGCCGTAACCCTATAGTGGTAAATCACCTAACTGGTGGGGGTACGGCCGTCTATACTCAAGCTGGCTATATCTTTATAGCCCAGGGGAGCTTAAAAAAGAGGCTTCTGCCCGTTTCCGCAGTAACTTGCGCCTTTAAAGGTCTGGCCCGCCATAACCTGCAGAACGCTTTAGCTGCTGTAGCTGCCTGCCTGGCTTTAAATATCCCTTTTTCTACAATAGCCCGGGGTTTAAAGGAGTTCGGCCGGGTACCAGAGCATAACCCAGGGCGCCTGATGTTCCAGGAAATTGGCGGGGTTAAGGTTATTATAGATTATGGCCATAACCCGGCAGGTTTTGAGAGCGTGCTTAAGCTAGCCAGGCAGATCTCCCCTGAGGTAATAGGGGTAATCGGGGTGCCGGGGGACCGGCCGGACAGTTCTATCCTTAAGAGTGGAATGGTGGCGGGCCGCTTCTGCTATCGGCTGGTCATAAAGGAAGACAAGGATCGGCGGGGCCGGAATCCCGGGGAGGTAGCTAGCTTGCTACACCGAGGAGCCTTGGCTGCGGGGCTTTCTCCGGAAAGGATAGAAGTGGAGCTTAAAGAGAAGGAGGCGGTTAATAAAGCCTTAATGAGAGCGCGACCTGGCCAGGTAGTAGCCATTTTTTACGAGGAATTAGAGGTAGTTTGTCAGGTAGTTAATAGGTTTAAGAGTGAAAAAAGAGGATTTTTGCTAGATATGGTGTATAATTAAGGGACAGGGGATTTTGGTCTTAAGCTTTTACTGACCTTAAGAAGGAATGTGAGGTTCTTTTGCAGGAGATCACCTTACGGGCTTATGCCAAGATCAATTTAACTTTAGAAGTTAAAGGGACCAGGGACGACGGATACCATGAAATAAGTACTATCTTCCAGAGTATAGCCCTGCACGATACAGTGACCTTGCGACGAGCGGAAAGTATCGAGCTAGAAGTTAAGGGGATGGAAGGGCTTCAAAGGCCGGAGAATCTGGCCTGGCGGGCGGCCGCGCTCTTGCGGGAAAGGTATCCTTTTCCAGGGGTAAAAATAATCCTAGAAAAAAATATACCTGTAGCTGCTGGCCTGGCTGGGGGGAGTACCGATGCCGCAGCTGTCCTTATAGGCTTAAATTATCTTTTCGGTTTAGGCCTTACTCCTGGTATGCTGGCTTGCTTAGGGGAAAGGCTGGGTGCCGATGTACCCTTCTGTATCCTAGGGGGTACTGCCCTGGGTAGGGGAAAAGGGGAAAGGTTGCTGCTTTTACCTTCTCCTCCTCGCCTGTGGCTGGTTATAGTTAGACCCTCCTTCGCTGTTAGTAGCCGGGAAATTTATGCAAGTTGGGATGCTGGCGTAGGCGGTAAGGATTTTGTGTTACCCCAAGAAGAAGAAGCTGTGGCAGCCTTGTATCATGGTGACCGGCAAGCTTTAGTGGCTTCTTTAGGCAATGCCCTGGAGAAGGTTACCTGTACCCTTTATCCTGAGGTGAAGGCTATAAAGGA harbors:
- the cphA gene encoding cyanophycin synthetase; this translates as MKILDFRALEGPNIFCLRPVLVARLDLGNYAEVNTGQILSFGEKLMATLPGLKDHHCSRGYKGGFQERLLEGTYLGHVVEHVALELLWLAGEEVSYGKTRHTQTPGLVEIILEYSCKKAAETALGLAVDLVLSLLQEKDYNVQATLKRLKEVLDKHRLGPSTEAIVAACRRRGIPVRPLGEGSLLQLGYGCRSRRIWATITENTSCLAVDIARDKALTKKLLKEFGLPVPRGLVVESPEEAVTAAHELGFPVVVKPLHGNQGKGVFTNLKKASEVRRAYREAAAYGPVLVEEHLPGRQYRLLVVKGKFIAASERLPAQVVGDGQHSIRELIKLANLDPARGEGHDRPLTRLPLDSLTLFTLRRQGWSLEDIPPKGTVILLRESANLSTGGTAVDVTDRVHPRNAELAIEAARIIGLDVAGVDMICPDITRPLTTGGGGIVEVNAAPGIRMHHFPTAGQPRDAAAAIVESLFPPGDDGRIPIVSITGTNGKTTTARLIAYILGLTGLTVGLTTTDGIYIGGRLVEKGDAAGPASARRILADRRVEVAVLETARGGILRAGLAYDRADVGIVLNVSEDHLGQYGVETLEDLAYVKSLVVETVKEDGWSVLNADDPLTARMRDQARGKVIFFSLNSRNPIVVNHLTGGGTAVYTQAGYIFIAQGSLKKRLLPVSAVTCAFKGLARHNLQNALAAVAACLALNIPFSTIARGLKEFGRVPEHNPGRLMFQEIGGVKVIIDYGHNPAGFESVLKLARQISPEVIGVIGVPGDRPDSSILKSGMVAGRFCYRLVIKEDKDRRGRNPGEVASLLHRGALAAGLSPERIEVELKEKEAVNKALMRARPGQVVAIFYEELEVVCQVVNRFKSEKRGFLLDMVYN
- the ispE gene encoding 4-(cytidine 5'-diphospho)-2-C-methyl-D-erythritol kinase, whose amino-acid sequence is MQEITLRAYAKINLTLEVKGTRDDGYHEISTIFQSIALHDTVTLRRAESIELEVKGMEGLQRPENLAWRAAALLRERYPFPGVKIILEKNIPVAAGLAGGSTDAAAVLIGLNYLFGLGLTPGMLACLGERLGADVPFCILGGTALGRGKGERLLLLPSPPRLWLVIVRPSFAVSSREIYASWDAGVGGKDFVLPQEEEAVAALYHGDRQALVASLGNALEKVTCTLYPEVKAIKERLLAYGAEKAVMCGSGPAVFGVVPNREEAERIARRLKPKYPDTFITHTL